Part of the Candidatus Zixiibacteriota bacterium genome, TTCGCTATCGAGGAAGCTGACCTGACCTGATATCTCCCCACGAATCTCATCATCGTCAGAAATCCGTTCGAATAATTCGATCTGAGCATTGAAATGACCGTCACTATAAGTGATAGCCTTCCTCTCGAACAGCCGCGAGATGCACAGTTCGGCCAATCCGGTGTCACCACAGCTCATGTGCAGGAGAGCATTGGCAATATCTGCAGCGCTATCACCCGCCCCAAAGAGACTCTCGGTAGCAGCGGGAATAATTGAATCGCCGGATATCAGAGGAAAAGTGACGAACTGGCTGCAGATCTCGCCGTAGTTTCCCACATTCACTATTCGAGTCTCGGCCTGGGATCCCGATTCAGCGGTTTGCATATCTACCACTCTGACAGAAATAGCATCGGGAGCATGCACCGATGTCTTGCTCAATTCATCTGCAGAGATGAGAACGTTGATGAACTTCGTCTGATAAGTCTTCTTCACAAAATCAGCTACCGTTCGCGCCAGATTCTCGTCAGTGCAACCGACCGCAGCACCTGATTTGCCACTGTCCGCAATCTTCTGAAAATCGGGACTCTTCTGTATCTGGTGAAGCAGGGCCGATTCGAAATACGGGACGATCAAGTCGCGTGGAAGATCGCCAGCGTTATATCCCAGCGCCTCCACAAAGCTGTCGTAGACTTCTGTCACAGACCGCGGGCGATCTGAAGGATTCTTTTCGAGCATTCTGGAAATCAAGGAAACCGCGGCTGATTTCATGAAAGGCACTCTTGATTCAAGCGGTGGCAAGTCCTTCTCGACATGCCCCGATATTACTGCCAGCGGATCCTGATCGGAGTAGGGCAATCGTCCTGATACCATCTCGTACAGGATTACTCCGAGGCCGTAAATATCGCTCAGCTTAGATGGCGGCTTGGAAGCGAACAGCTCAGGAGCCATGTATTCGACAGTTCCGGAGAGCTCCTGGGCGCGTGCTGGGTCATACTCTCTGGCCAATCCAAAATCGAGAACCTTGGTGATCGGCTGGCCGTCTTTCCAGTCAACCCGGACATTGGCCGGCTTGAGATCGTTGTGACTGTAGCCGAAATGATGCAGCAGCTTCATCGCGGAGCAAATCTGTCCGAGCACCAGCAGGAAATGCCTCTCACTCTTAAGGACTTCAGTGGAGTCAGCCTCCGTTCCGCCTGCAAGCTCCATTGTGAAGAAGGGCTGATTATCAGCATCATACCCGAAATCAAACACCTTCGTCAGATTAGGATGGGAGAGTGAAGCGCAGAGAAGGAACTCCGCGCGGAAAGAATCCTCATCTGCCGCGCGACCCGAGCTTTCCGGGGCATACCGCTTCAAAGCGAGTTCGGTGCCAAGATGCTTGTCACGGACTCTGTAGACGTTCCCACCGCCCCCCCCTCCGAGGGCGTTGACAACTTCGTAACGGTTCGGAAGCGACGTAACGTGCTGACTCATTCTAACCTGTGAGGAAGCTGCTTCACTGGCAAAGTGATTCTGAATGTCGAACCGTCGATCCCGTCGGAGATGGCTGTTATCGTGCCGGAATGGCTTTCCATGATCCGTCTGCAGTTTGATAATCCCAGACCGTGACCCTTCTCCTTGGTCGTGAATCTCGGTTCGAAAATCTTCTCAAGATCGCCCGCTTTGATTCCGGAACCATTGTCGGTAACCTCTATCGAAATGATATCGAGAGACTTATCATGACTGGCTGTGATCTGAATCTTGCCGTGATTCTCCAAATCGGGGCCAATAGCGTCCACGGCATTGTTAACAAGATTCAATAGCACTTGATGCATCTGCCCTACGTCCAACTCGACGTTAGGGATATCCGGTGGGATTTCGATGTCGACGTTGATTCTTCTCAGGCTTCTCTGCGGTCTAAGCGAGAACAGAAGCTCCTCAATCAGGTTCTTCAGATCATAACTCACAATGTCGGCTTCGAGATTTGAGTAATCCATCAGCCCATCGGTGAATCTCTTGATCTTGTTTATATTATCGAGGATGGAATCAACGTTTTTGTCGAGCTTATCGTGCATATTCCGCCTGACATTGAGCTTCATCAATTCAGCGTTATTGGATATTATTGTTAGGTAGTTGTTGAGTTCATGACCGATAGAGGCGGCCATCTCCCCTTTCGCCACCAGCCGTTCGGACATCAGGACGTAGTTCTCGAGAATCGCCTTATCGGTGGTATCTTCCATCACCAAGATGAGCCCGCTTTCGTCCCCGACGCCTTCATCCAGAAGGCTTACATTAACTGCGAGGACTTTCTGTTCCTCCCCTACCTGATGATAGTACTTGCGATCCTGATATGGCTTCCCTGTGCGAAGAACTTCCATGGCGATGTTCTTCCACTGTTTCCGGGTCTTCTCCGGCCAGAGCGATACGAATGACATGGACGCTGTTCGTGGATCATACTTCACGGTCGTCACGCCGCTTCCGCTTAGAATAGAAGCTGCTGCGGAGTTCAGGGTCGTCACCTTGAGTTCGCTGTCTATAGCGATAATCCCGACCGGTGTTGCATCGACGACATTCTCGTTGTAGAGCTTCAGACTCAGGACATTCTGATACAATTTGGCATTTTCGATCGCGATTGACGACTGTTCTG contains:
- a CDS encoding GAF domain-containing protein, whose product is MNRNEQGTERDNKEMGSYPVGNTGLDVKTDMIGADGTDALLDLESSFEKITRKNPRLMGGDGKSEARSVDLKAILEISKAINSSLVLDDILRKVMKRAIELLQAERGFLMLLDDNDVLQFKTVHNIQKEMLEEEDFKISNSIADEVARTGKAVFASDAQADERFAKQQSILDLHLRSIMCVPLKIKDRIIGVIYLDNSSDAKIFLQSDLYLFELFAEQSSIAIENAKLYQNVLSLKLYNENVVDATPVGIIAIDSELKVTTLNSAAASILSGSGVTTVKYDPRTASMSFVSLWPEKTRKQWKNIAMEVLRTGKPYQDRKYYHQVGEEQKVLAVNVSLLDEGVGDESGLILVMEDTTDKAILENYVLMSERLVAKGEMAASIGHELNNYLTIISNNAELMKLNVRRNMHDKLDKNVDSILDNINKIKRFTDGLMDYSNLEADIVSYDLKNLIEELLFSLRPQRSLRRINVDIEIPPDIPNVELDVGQMHQVLLNLVNNAVDAIGPDLENHGKIQITASHDKSLDIISIEVTDNGSGIKAGDLEKIFEPRFTTKEKGHGLGLSNCRRIMESHSGTITAISDGIDGSTFRITLPVKQLPHRLE